From the genome of Alphaproteobacteria bacterium SS10, one region includes:
- a CDS encoding DNA polymerase III subunit delta, translating to MKVKPQDADRFAKAPDASAAAVLVYGPDPGLAHERLIALTRAWLGDAAADDPFAVLDLTVDDVAKDPSRLADEANAMTLMGGRRVIRLRDADDKTLKAATELINQVDPTQTENRVVMTAGDLTPRSGLRKLFEGAKTGAALACYVEDERQLAAVIGQRLREAGKQSSRDLIDVLAARLVGDRALMSRELDKLLIYMGDDETLTPNHIAETVGDEADLSLDDAVMAAMGGDIAGADRALHRLWAQDTSPVAILRALQRHLGKLYPMAIEVGNGKPAKAVVDSARPPIFFKLKGAYEGQLRSWNVRKLNQAIERALETEGLCKQTGQPERALTERCFWATAQLARRRG from the coding sequence ATGAAGGTCAAACCACAAGATGCCGACAGGTTTGCGAAGGCACCGGATGCCAGCGCCGCCGCCGTGCTTGTCTATGGCCCCGATCCTGGCTTGGCCCATGAACGGCTGATTGCCCTGACGCGGGCCTGGCTTGGCGATGCGGCGGCCGATGACCCCTTCGCGGTTTTAGATCTCACCGTCGATGATGTGGCCAAGGACCCAAGCCGCCTGGCGGATGAGGCCAATGCCATGACCCTGATGGGTGGTCGACGGGTTATTCGCCTTCGTGATGCGGATGACAAAACCCTTAAAGCCGCGACCGAGCTGATCAACCAAGTCGACCCAACCCAGACCGAAAACCGGGTCGTGATGACCGCCGGCGATCTGACCCCACGCTCTGGCCTGCGCAAACTGTTCGAAGGTGCCAAGACCGGCGCCGCCCTCGCCTGTTATGTCGAGGATGAGCGGCAACTAGCGGCCGTGATTGGTCAGCGTCTTCGTGAGGCAGGCAAACAGTCCAGTCGCGATTTGATTGACGTCTTAGCAGCCCGGCTAGTCGGTGACCGCGCCCTGATGAGCCGGGAATTGGACAAGCTACTCATCTATATGGGTGATGATGAGACCCTGACCCCAAACCACATCGCGGAGACGGTGGGGGATGAGGCTGACCTGTCCCTTGATGATGCAGTGATGGCGGCGATGGGCGGTGATATCGCCGGTGCGGACCGCGCGTTACATCGGTTATGGGCTCAGGACACTTCACCGGTGGCGATCCTCCGCGCCCTGCAACGGCATCTGGGCAAGCTCTACCCAATGGCGATTGAAGTTGGGAATGGCAAGCCTGCCAAGGCTGTAGTCGACAGCGCCCGACCACCAATCTTCTTCAAGCTTAAAGGTGCCTATGAAGGGCAGCTGCGATCCTGGAATGTGCGCAAGCTGAACCAGGCGATTGAGCGCGCGCTGGAAACCGAGGGCCTGTGCAAGCAGACCGGCCAGCCCGAACGCGCGCTGACCGAACGCTGTTTCTGGGCAACGGCACAATTGGCCAGGCGGCGCGGCTAG
- a CDS encoding NfeD family protein, producing MAEALAIQFDGGTLMTIPYIYWLAAGLLIAAAEMLVPGFILMWFGVAALTVGVITAFSPEIGWAVQLTLFALITTAFLVGWWIYQKGRPPKETESQFNHRAAGMVGQTIVLTDAIQHGRGRSFSGDTSWELRGQDAPKGAKVRVVSVTDDSVLHVEFLAGPEPAQHTVGPDYTPDSLRPSTNSEKQVKDSTA from the coding sequence ATGGCCGAGGCATTGGCCATCCAGTTTGACGGAGGAACATTGATGACCATCCCTTACATCTATTGGCTCGCCGCCGGGTTATTGATTGCGGCCGCTGAGATGCTGGTGCCCGGCTTCATTCTGATGTGGTTTGGTGTGGCGGCCCTGACGGTTGGCGTCATCACGGCGTTTTCTCCGGAGATTGGTTGGGCGGTTCAGCTAACCCTGTTCGCCCTGATTACCACTGCATTCCTTGTCGGGTGGTGGATCTATCAAAAGGGTCGGCCACCGAAGGAAACGGAAAGCCAGTTTAACCATCGGGCGGCCGGCATGGTCGGCCAGACCATAGTTCTGACTGATGCCATTCAGCATGGCCGTGGTCGAAGCTTCTCCGGCGATACGTCATGGGAACTGCGCGGCCAGGATGCGCCTAAGGGGGCAAAGGTCCGGGTGGTTAGCGTTACCGATGACAGCGTGCTGCATGTTGAGTTTCTGGCGGGTCCAGAGCCCGCCCAGCATACGGTTGGCCCCGACTACACCCCAGATAGCCTGCGGCCCAGCACCAATAGCGAGAAGCAGGTGAAGGACAGCACGGCCTAG